In the genome of Candidatus Methylomirabilota bacterium, the window TGGCCCAGTGGTGGTAGCGGCTGGGATCCCCGACGAGGATGCCGGGCACGAAGTCCAGATCCGCGGCGGCGCCGGCCAGGGCCGCCAGCGCCCACGGGAGGACGCGGCGGAGGGGTGCGCCGCGGGGCGCCATGACGGCATAGACGGCGGCTCCCACGAGCGCGTGGGCGAGGGGCGACGCCATGATCCTTACGAAGGCTTGCGGCCCACCGCGATCAGTGACAGTCCGAAGGGCAGTCGCAGCGCCGCTTCCGCGCGGAGGAATGGTACCAGGAAGTTCTGGACCCGGAGCTGAAACCCCGGCACCCGGGTCCGGCGGAGCAGGACGCTGTTGAGGTACCACCCGGCCACCCCCAGGCGGTTGAAGAAGGTCGTGTCCTCCGCCCGGAAGCCGGCCTCCTGCAAGCGCTCGACCAGCTCGCTCCGCTCGTATCGCCGGTAGTGGTGGATCGACCGGTCGATGGCGCCATAGAGGCGCCGGTGGGCGGGGACGAGCAGGAGGAGCCGTCCGCCCGGCACCAGGATGTCGAAGAGCCGCCGGAGCGCCTGTCGGTCGTCCTCGATGTGCTCGAGGACGTTGAGGCACACGATGGTGTCGAGCCGGTAGGCCGCGAGCGCGGCGGGATCGAAGTCGGCCAGGTCCAGCGGGAGGACGTGGACCCGGGTGTGGCGCTCGAACGTGTTGGCCAGGATCCGGAGGTACCGCGGGTTGAGGTCGGTGGCCAGCACGAACTCCCGTCCGACCAGGTACCGCGTGAGGTTCCCGATACCGGAGCCGATTTCCAGGACTCGCTTCCCGAGGTGGGGGGCGAGCTGCCGGAACATCCAGCGGTTGTACCGCTCCGCGCGGCCCAGCCGGAGCAAGGTCTGGTACCCCGCGTCGGCGTTGTCCTGGTCGTCGACGATGCCGTACTTCAGGATCGTCCACAGGGCCACCACCCCGTCGGTCCAGCGGATCTTCTTGCCCTCCCAGTATCCGCGCCCGGCGTAGGAGATCGGCACCTCGTAGATCCGCGCGCGCATCTTCGCGAGCTTGGCAGTCAGCTCCGGCTCCACGCCGAAGCGGTTCGAGCGGATCCTCAGGCCTTTGACGAAGTCCGCCCGAAGGGCCTTGTACCCCGTCTCCATGTCGGTGAGGTTCAGGTTGGTGACGGCATTCGAGCACAGGGTCAGGAACTTGTTGGCCAAATGGTGCCAGAAGAAGAGGACTCGGCGCGGGGAGCCGGTGAACCGGGACCCGTAGACCGCGTCGGCTTTCCCGTCCAGGATGGGCCCGACGAGCTTCGGGTACTCCCGCGGATCGTACTCGAGGTCGGCGTCCTGGACCAGGATGATGTCGCCGCTCGCCTCCGCGAAGCCCCGCCGGAGCGCGGCGCCCTTGCCCTGGTTGGGCTCCTGATAGAAGATGCGGATCTCGTTCTTCTCGTCGACGGTGCCGCCCCGCCGGGCGTCCTCGAGCTCCGACTCGAGCCGGCGCAGGAAGTCCCGGGTCCCGTCCGTGGAGCCGTCGTCCACGATCACGATCTCCTTGGGGATCGAGACGGCCTGGACACGATCCAGGATCTCCGGCAGCGTGAGCGCCTCGTTGTAGACGGGCATGACCACGCTGAGCCGCATCGGGCGCGGGTGCGAGCTCGGTTCCACGGCCGCAATTATACCCCTATAATGTGCGGGTCCCGCACATGTCGGCAGCTCAGCGGACTCGGCTGTCGCCGGCGGCGCGCTTCCTGCTGGCGGTCCTCCTCTCGGCTGCGGCGGTGCGCTTGGCTCTCCTGTGGCGGCCGCGCCTGTGGTTCGACGAGGCGACCGTCGGGATCATGGGACTCGCCGTCCTACGCGGCGAGCTGCCGATCTACTTCTTCGGCCAGGCGTTCATGGGCGCGCTCGGCGACGCCTATCTGGCCGCCCCCGTCCACTACCTTCTCGGCGCCTCCGCCTTCACGCTCGAGCTCGTCGCGGTGCTGCAGTCTCTTCTCTGGCTGGGCCTCGTCGTGGGTCTCGCCTGGCACGCCTTCGGCCCCCGCGCGGGCCTCTTCACCGCGCTCTGCCTCGCGATCCCCCCCGACTACCTCCTCTACTGGTCTCACGAGGCGCGTCCGCACTACCTGCTCTCGATGGCGCTGGGCACGCTGGCCCTGCTCGTCGCTCTGCGCGCGCCCCTGAGGCCCCCGCGCCGCGCCGCGCTCGGCGCCGGTCTTCTCGGCTTCGTCCTCGGCCTCGCCTTCTGGACGAACTTCCTGTCGCTCGTCTTCTTCCCGGCGGTGGCCGTCCTCCTGCTGACCCGGGGCGTCCGGCTGCGGATGGTCCCGGTCGCCCTGGTGGCGCTCCCGACCTTCGTCCTGGGGAGCCTGCCGCACTGGCTCTATGGCCTTCCGCACGACACGGCCTTTCCCCCGGCCGGCGATCGCATCAGCGCTCCCGAGCTGCTGGCCCACGCCCTCGCATTCGCGCGGGTAGCCTGGCCCACGCTGGCCGGGGTTCCCCGCCCGCTGCGGGACAGCGTCGGCGAGGCCGCGATCGGCCTTGGCCTGGCGAGAGGCGCGCTGTCGCTGGCCCTTGGCCTCCTGTACGGCGCGGCCGTGATCTCGACCATCCGCGCGATCCGGCGCGCCGGCCCGGCCGGCCGCAGCCTGAGCCTCGCTCTCGTCGCGCTGGTCGTGGTGAGCGTGGGGGTGGCGGTGGGCACGGAGTACGGCGAGAGCCTCGAGGGCGATCCGCGCTACCTGCTTCCTCTCTACACGGCCCTCCCGATCCTGGTCGGCCGCTGGCTGGCGAGCCTGGCGGCCACCCGGGCGGCCGCCGCCATGGTGACGGCCTTGCTGGCGATCCACGCCATCGACGCGGCGACCGGCTCCCTTCGCGTGTTCATGCCCGAGATGGGCGCGGCGGTCAACGCCGACGTCGTGAGCCGGCGGGCGACGATCGCCTCCCTCGAGCGGGCCGAGCTGCGTCGCCTCTACGCGCCCGACTTCGGGCTGCGGATCCTCACCTTCACCTCCCGCGAGCGCGTCATCTTCTCGAGTCCCTACGAGGAGATCTATCCGCGCTACGCCCTCGCCGTCGACGGCGCCCCGGCGCCGGGCTGGTGGCTGGGAGGCCGCTCGGCCCTGTTCGAGGAGAACCTCCGGGCGCTGGGAGTCCGCTTCGCCTACCGCGAGCTGGGCCCCTACGCGCAGGCGTACGTGGACTTCGAGCTGCCGGAACAGGCGCTGCGGGAGCTCGACCCCGGGCGGCTCCGCGCCACCGCCAGCGAGGGCCCGGCGGTCGCCGACCGGATCCTCGACCGCGACGCGGCGACGCTCTGGAGCACTGTCCGGCCCCAGGCCGGCGGCGAATGGATCCAGCTCGACCTCGGACGGCCGGAGCCCATCGCGATGGTGCGCTGGCTGCCGGGCACATACCAGGAAGTGCCCACCGGCCTCCGGCTCGAGGCGTCGCTCGACGGCCGCGCGTGGCAGCGTCTCCTCGAGGTGCCGCGGTACTTCGGGCCGCTCTACTGGTCGGCGGGCCGCCCGATGGGCCGCGTGCGAAGCGGGCGCGTGGAGCTCCGGACGCCGCCGACGCCGGCGCGCTACCTCCGGATCACCCAGACCGGCCGGAACCCGCGCTGGCCCTGGACCATCCGCGAGCTCTTCGCCTACGCGGCGTGTCCGGTCGCGCCGGCCGCGCGGCCGGTGGACGACGCGACGCTGGCCCGCGCGATCGGCGCGGCGGGGGTGACGCGCCTCTACGCCGATCACGGGTGGGGGAGCCGCGTCGCCCTGGCCGACCCGGAGATCCGGATCGTGCCGGCGAATCTCCACCTCGACGCGTACGGGTTCGACGGAGCCGCCGCCGACCTCATGGCGCCGCCGGTCCGCTGGGATTCGAGGTCCGGCGCGCTCCTCGAGCCGGCCGACGTGGAAGGCTTCACGGCCATGGCGCGGGCCGGCGGCCTCGGGTTCCGGTCACGCTCGATCGGAGGTCTCACCTTGTTCACGCATGCCGCCCCGCCGCCGCGGCCGGGGACGCCGCTGCCGGTATCGGCTCTCCGCGCGACCGCCTCGCGCAATCCCGATCAGGCCCCGCGCGCCGTGGACGGCGATCCGCGCACCGGCTGGGCGAGCGGGCATCCGCAGACACCGGGTGACTGGGTGCGGATCGATCTCGCGCGACCCCACCTGGTGCGGGCGGTGCGCCTGTGGACCGCGTCGGCGGCCGACACGCCCCGCGGCGTGGACCTCGAAGGCTCGACCGACGGCGTGACCTGGCGGCCCATCGGTGTCGAGACGCACACCGAGGGATTGCTCCGGTGGGGCGGCATCACGCTCCTTCGCGACCGGGCCGAGGCGCTTCGCCTGGACTTCGCCCCAATGACGCTCCGGGCGCTCCGGCTCACGCTCACGCGCGTCGATCCCGCATTCGACTGGGCCATCGACGAGCTGGCGGTCTTCGCCGCCGAGTAGGCGAGCGCAGCGCGAGCGGGCAGCCGCCTCTTGTCTTGTCCGATTCTGGACTCTGCTATACTCGGCGCATGCGCACGCTCGTCACGGGCGGCACCGGGTTCACCGGAAGCCACCTGGTCCGCCGTCTGCTCGAGCGAGGTCACGAGGTGCGGGTCCTGGACGCCGCCCGAGGACTCGCGCACGATGAGCTCAGCCGGGCCGGCGCGCAGATCACGCTCGGCAGCGTGACGGACGCCGCGTTGGTGGACCGGCTGGTCGCCGGCACCGATCTGGTGTTCCACCTCGCCGCGGCCTTCCGTCAGATCAACCTGCCCAAGCGCGCCTACTGGGAGATCAACGCCCAGGGCACCCGCCACATCGCCGAGGCCTGCCTGCGTCATCATGTCCGGCGCCTGGTTTACTGTTCGACGCAGGGCGTCCACGGTCACATCAAGGACGTCCCCGGCCACGAGGGCTCGCCGATCGCGCCCGAGGACTACTACCAGCAGACGAAGTACGAAGGAGAGGTCGCCCTGTGGGAAGTGGCTCGGCACGGGCTCGAGGCGACCGTGATCCGCCCCATGGGCATCTACGGGCCGGGCGATCCCGGGCGCTTTCTGATGCTGTTCCGCGCGGTCCGCCGGGGACGGTTTCTCATGTTCGGCGACGGCGAGGTCTTCTACCACCCCTGCTACATCGACAACCTGGTGGACGCCTTCGAGCTGGCCGCCGAGGGACCGAAGGCGGTCGGGGAGACCTACCTCATCGGAGACGACCGCTACGTGTCGCTGAACGAGCTGGTGCGGGAGACCGGCGCGAGCCTCGGGGTCGACGTCAAGATCGTGTACCTGCCCTACGCCCCGCTCTGGATGGCTTCGGCGCTCTGCGAGGCCGTGTGCCGGCCGCTCGGCGTCGAGCCCCCGTTGTTCCGCCGCCGGGCCGAATGGTTCCGGCAGACCCGGGCCTTCAGCATAGACAAGGCGCGCCGAGAGCTCGGCTTCGTCCCCCAGGTCCCGCTGGCCGAGGGGCTTCGACGCACGGCGGCGTGGTACCGGGATCACGGCTATATCTGATGGATTCGTCAAGGACGGCCGGTCTGATCAGCTGTCCTAGGCTGGGGGGAGGCAGGCCCGAACCGTTCGCCGCCACGGCCGGGACCCTGTCCCGGCCGCTCGTCGATCAGAACGGCTCCGGCGACTGCCGGGAGGGCCGTCGGAGGGGGGCGTAGCCCCCCTTCCGAAGATATGTGCGGGATCGCCGGCGTCCTCGAGTACCGCGAAGGGCACACGGTCCCCGGCCATCTCCTGGAGGCCATGGGGAAGGTCATCGAGCACCGGGGACCCGACCAGGGCGGGATCTACCAGGACGGACCGGTCGGCCTGGTGGCGCGGCGACTCAAGATCATCGACCTCTCGCCGGCGGGCTCCCAGCCGATCGCCAACGAGGACGGCTCGATCCAGCTCGTCTACAACGGCGAGATGTTCAACCACGAGGCGCTCCGGCGAGAGCTCGAGGTGCTCGGGCACAAGTTCCGGGGCCGCTGCGACAGCGAGGTCGTGGTCCACGCCTACGAGGCGTGGGGACCCCGGTGCGTCGAGCGCTTCCGCGGCTTCTTCGCCTTCGGCCTGTGGGACGGACCGCGGCGGCAGCTCGTGCTCGCCCGCGATCGGATCGGGATCAAGCCGCTCTACTACGTGGAGCGGCCCGACCGGCTCGTCTTCGGCTCCGAGATCAAGGCGATCCTCGAGCACGCGGACGTCCCCCGGGCGATGGATCTCCAGTCCGCCTACCACTACCTCGGGTACGAATTCGTGCCGGGGCCGGCCACCATGTTCCAGGGAATCACGAAGCTCCCGCCCGGGTCCATCCTGGTGGCGCGCGACGGTCGGCTCGAGGTCCAGCCCTACTGGGAGCTCCGGTTCTTCGACACCGCCCTCGACCCGGAGGCCCTCGAGCGCCGTGTCCGCGACGCGTGCCGCGACGCGGTCCATGCCTGGATGATGTCCGACGTGCCGGAGGGCGTCTTCCTGTCCGGCGGCCTCGACTCCACCGCGGTCCTGGCCTTCGCGCGCGAAGCCACCTCGGGGCCGCTGCCGACCTTCACGATCGGCTACGCGGATCCGTCGTTCAGCGAGTGGGAGTACGCGCGGGAGGCCGCGCGCTACTACGGCACGGAACACCGAGAAATCACCATCGCCCCGATCACGCCGGCGGTCATCGAGGAGGCGGTCTGGCACCTGGACGAGCCGATGACCGATCTCTCGGCCCTCCCGCTCTTCCTGCTCTGCCAGGAGGCGCGCCGGGACGTCACCGTCTGCCTGTCGGGGGAAGGGGGCGACGAGGTGTTCGTCGGCTACGACCGCTTCGTGGCCTCCAAGGCCGAGCCGCTCTACCGGCTCCTGCCCCGACCGCTTCGCCGCGGGATCATCGAGCCCCTGGTGACGCGCCTGCCCGACCAGGAGCAGAAGAAAGGCCCGCTGGTCGTCCTCCGGCGCTTCATCGAGGGCGCGCGGCTCGACCCGGAGGGCGGCCACATGCGCTGGCAGTACTTCGGATCGCCGGAGCTCGACGCGCGCCTCTTCCGGGAGACCGTGCTCCGCTCGGTCGACCGCGACCGGTTCGCGCCCATTCGGCGGGCCCGCGAGCGGTGCAACTCGCCGCGGCGGCTGGACCGGGAAATCTTCGTGGACACGCGCTTCACGATGCCCGACTCGGTCCTCATGAAGGTCGACAAGATGTCCATGGCCCACGCGCTGGAGGTCCGGGTGCCGCTCCTGGACCATCATCTCGTCGAGCTCGCCGCCACGATTCCGCCGCGGCTCAAGTTCCCCGGCTTCCGGACGCGGGCCATCTACCGCAAGGCGCTCCGCGGCGTCCTGCCGCCCCGGATCCTGACCCGCGGCAAGCAGGGATACAGCCTGCCTCTCAAGCAGTGGCTCCGGCAGGAGCTCCGCGACTACACGATCCGACTGCTGAACGGCTCGGAGGTCATCCGAGCATACTTCGACCGCGACGGCGTGAACTGGATGATGGCCGAGCACCTCGCGCGCCGCGCCAACCACAACCACACCTTGTGGGCGCTCGTCAATCTGGCGCTGTGGCACCGGCGGTTCATCGAGGGAGTGTAGCGCCGTGCCGATAACCGTCGCATCCCGTCGTCCTCGGTCGTCGCCGGCCCTCGACGTATGCGGCCGCCATGGCATGTGCGGAGGAGAGCTCCGAGCGCGGGCTTTGCCCGCGCCACCTTCCTGGGGGAGGCCTCGGAGGGGGCCGTCGAGGCCCCCTCCGAGGAGCTAGGCCGGCAGTGGCCAAAGGCGGCCCCGGGTGGTTCCTCCTTCGGGTCGCGATCAGCGTTGGGCTCCTGGTGCTCCTCTTCCTCTTCATCGATCGCGCCGCCCTGGTCCAGCGGCTGGCCGGGGCCGAGCCGCCGCTTCTCCTCCTGATCGTCGCCCTCCTCACCGCCGACCGCCTGCTCATGGCCTGGAAATGGTGGCTCCTCGTCCGCGGGCGCGCGGCGGCGGTGAGCCTCTGGGCAGCGATCCGCGCCTACTACGTGGCGTCGTTCGCCGGCTGGTTCCTGCCGATGACGGTGGGAGCGGACGCGGTGCGGGTTGCCGCTCTGGCCGGGGAAGGCCGTACGCCCGGGCTCGTCGCCTCCGTGGTGCTGGAACGCGCGGTGGGCGCGCTCGCCCAGGCCGTGCTGGCCACGATCTCGCTCGGCACGCTGATCGCGCTCGGCCTCGGCGCCGAGATCGGCCCGGCGGAGCGGTGGGCGGTGGTCGGCGCGGTGGTCGCGGCGTTTTTGGCCTTCCCGTTGTCGTTCCGGGGGGCGGCCTGGACCGCGCGGCGCATGGGGCCGGGTGGCGGATGGCGGAAAATCTGCCGGGCACTGGCCGAGGCCTACGCCAGCTACGCGAGCGCCCCGGGGCTCGTGCTGGTGTTCTTCGGCCTCACGCTGCTGGAGGGCTGCATCCCGGTCGCCTACCACTACCTCACGGGTCGGGCCATCGGCCTGGATCCCGGGTGGACCTTCTACATCGCGACGATCCCCCTCGTCTTCCTGGTG includes:
- a CDS encoding glycosyltransferase — protein: MEPSSHPRPMRLSVVMPVYNEALTLPEILDRVQAVSIPKEIVIVDDGSTDGTRDFLRRLESELEDARRGGTVDEKNEIRIFYQEPNQGKGAALRRGFAEASGDIILVQDADLEYDPREYPKLVGPILDGKADAVYGSRFTGSPRRVLFFWHHLANKFLTLCSNAVTNLNLTDMETGYKALRADFVKGLRIRSNRFGVEPELTAKLAKMRARIYEVPISYAGRGYWEGKKIRWTDGVVALWTILKYGIVDDQDNADAGYQTLLRLGRAERYNRWMFRQLAPHLGKRVLEIGSGIGNLTRYLVGREFVLATDLNPRYLRILANTFERHTRVHVLPLDLADFDPAALAAYRLDTIVCLNVLEHIEDDRQALRRLFDILVPGGRLLLLVPAHRRLYGAIDRSIHHYRRYERSELVERLQEAGFRAEDTTFFNRLGVAGWYLNSVLLRRTRVPGFQLRVQNFLVPFLRAEAALRLPFGLSLIAVGRKPS
- a CDS encoding discoidin domain-containing protein, with the protein product MSAAQRTRLSPAARFLLAVLLSAAAVRLALLWRPRLWFDEATVGIMGLAVLRGELPIYFFGQAFMGALGDAYLAAPVHYLLGASAFTLELVAVLQSLLWLGLVVGLAWHAFGPRAGLFTALCLAIPPDYLLYWSHEARPHYLLSMALGTLALLVALRAPLRPPRRAALGAGLLGFVLGLAFWTNFLSLVFFPAVAVLLLTRGVRLRMVPVALVALPTFVLGSLPHWLYGLPHDTAFPPAGDRISAPELLAHALAFARVAWPTLAGVPRPLRDSVGEAAIGLGLARGALSLALGLLYGAAVISTIRAIRRAGPAGRSLSLALVALVVVSVGVAVGTEYGESLEGDPRYLLPLYTALPILVGRWLASLAATRAAAAMVTALLAIHAIDAATGSLRVFMPEMGAAVNADVVSRRATIASLERAELRRLYAPDFGLRILTFTSRERVIFSSPYEEIYPRYALAVDGAPAPGWWLGGRSALFEENLRALGVRFAYRELGPYAQAYVDFELPEQALRELDPGRLRATASEGPAVADRILDRDAATLWSTVRPQAGGEWIQLDLGRPEPIAMVRWLPGTYQEVPTGLRLEASLDGRAWQRLLEVPRYFGPLYWSAGRPMGRVRSGRVELRTPPTPARYLRITQTGRNPRWPWTIRELFAYAACPVAPAARPVDDATLARAIGAAGVTRLYADHGWGSRVALADPEIRIVPANLHLDAYGFDGAAADLMAPPVRWDSRSGALLEPADVEGFTAMARAGGLGFRSRSIGGLTLFTHAAPPPRPGTPLPVSALRATASRNPDQAPRAVDGDPRTGWASGHPQTPGDWVRIDLARPHLVRAVRLWTASAADTPRGVDLEGSTDGVTWRPIGVETHTEGLLRWGGITLLRDRAEALRLDFAPMTLRALRLTLTRVDPAFDWAIDELAVFAAE
- a CDS encoding NAD-dependent epimerase/dehydratase family protein, which encodes MRTLVTGGTGFTGSHLVRRLLERGHEVRVLDAARGLAHDELSRAGAQITLGSVTDAALVDRLVAGTDLVFHLAAAFRQINLPKRAYWEINAQGTRHIAEACLRHHVRRLVYCSTQGVHGHIKDVPGHEGSPIAPEDYYQQTKYEGEVALWEVARHGLEATVIRPMGIYGPGDPGRFLMLFRAVRRGRFLMFGDGEVFYHPCYIDNLVDAFELAAEGPKAVGETYLIGDDRYVSLNELVRETGASLGVDVKIVYLPYAPLWMASALCEAVCRPLGVEPPLFRRRAEWFRQTRAFSIDKARRELGFVPQVPLAEGLRRTAAWYRDHGYI
- the asnB gene encoding asparagine synthase (glutamine-hydrolyzing) translates to MCGIAGVLEYREGHTVPGHLLEAMGKVIEHRGPDQGGIYQDGPVGLVARRLKIIDLSPAGSQPIANEDGSIQLVYNGEMFNHEALRRELEVLGHKFRGRCDSEVVVHAYEAWGPRCVERFRGFFAFGLWDGPRRQLVLARDRIGIKPLYYVERPDRLVFGSEIKAILEHADVPRAMDLQSAYHYLGYEFVPGPATMFQGITKLPPGSILVARDGRLEVQPYWELRFFDTALDPEALERRVRDACRDAVHAWMMSDVPEGVFLSGGLDSTAVLAFAREATSGPLPTFTIGYADPSFSEWEYAREAARYYGTEHREITIAPITPAVIEEAVWHLDEPMTDLSALPLFLLCQEARRDVTVCLSGEGGDEVFVGYDRFVASKAEPLYRLLPRPLRRGIIEPLVTRLPDQEQKKGPLVVLRRFIEGARLDPEGGHMRWQYFGSPELDARLFRETVLRSVDRDRFAPIRRARERCNSPRRLDREIFVDTRFTMPDSVLMKVDKMSMAHALEVRVPLLDHHLVELAATIPPRLKFPGFRTRAIYRKALRGVLPPRILTRGKQGYSLPLKQWLRQELRDYTIRLLNGSEVIRAYFDRDGVNWMMAEHLARRANHNHTLWALVNLALWHRRFIEGV
- a CDS encoding lysylphosphatidylglycerol synthase transmembrane domain-containing protein; the encoded protein is MAKGGPGWFLLRVAISVGLLVLLFLFIDRAALVQRLAGAEPPLLLLIVALLTADRLLMAWKWWLLVRGRAAAVSLWAAIRAYYVASFAGWFLPMTVGADAVRVAALAGEGRTPGLVASVVLERAVGALAQAVLATISLGTLIALGLGAEIGPAERWAVVGAVVAAFLAFPLSFRGAAWTARRMGPGGGWRKICRALAEAYASYASAPGLVLVFFGLTLLEGCIPVAYHYLTGRAIGLDPGWTFYIATIPLVFLVARLPVSLGGLGVLEVSFVYLATLLGLGRTEAFSIAVLAEALVLLSLIPGAIAYLFPAAAPVAVHPRERLP